CTTGTTGGCGCTGACCGCACCGAGGGTGATCTGGTAGTGGCTGAGGTGGCCTGCGGCGGCGGTCCATCGAGCGGTCTGCAGATGGTGGCCGGGGACGCCCTCGTGGTACCAGGTGCTGACCATCTCCCAGGTGGGAAAGGTCTGTTGGCCCAGCGTGGGCAGGTACGTGCGCCCGGGGCGGCTGAAGTCGAGGCTGGGGCCGTTGTAGTAGGGAGCGCCCGAGCCGCCCGGAGGTGCGATCCTTGTCTCGACCCGGCGCAGCGGGCCGGAGATGTCGAAGTGCGTGCCGTCGAGGGCGTCGATCGCCTCGTCGATGATCTCCTGGAGCCAGGCTCGGATGTTCTCCTCACCCGTGATGGCATGTCCGTGCTGGTTCAGGTGGTCCATGGTCTCCCGGACACTGGCTCCCGGGAGGATCCGGCCGGCCTCGGCCTGCATCTCGGCGGCCGTCCGGTGGAACTCCTCCCAGGCCCAGGAGTAGGCCTCGGCCGGGTCCAGGCTCGTGCCATTGGCCCAGCGGGCCGAGCGCAGGTACCGCTCCGGGCCGACGGCGTCCGGGGTGCCCTGCACGGCGGGCAGGTAGCTGCCGCGCAGCCAGTCGGCGAGGTCTGCCACCGCGGCCGTCGCCCGGCCCGCGGCCGCGTCCAGCTCGGGCCTGAGCCGATCCGGGGCGTCGGCCGCGAACGTGGCGAACCAGCTCGCACCGCCGCCGTCCTGGCCGGTCCAGGCGGTGAGCTGACCGATGACGGCTCGGGCCTGCCGGGGTGCGCACAGCAGCCCGCGGGCGAGACCCTCGCCCAGGGTCGCCCGGTAGCCCGCCAGCGCGCCGGGCACATTGCGCAGCCGCCCGGCGACGGCCGCCCAGTTCTCGTCGGTGTCCGTGGGCATCAGGGTGAAGATGCCGCGTACCTGGTGCAGGGGCGAATTGACGTTGCGCAGCTCGCGGAAGTGGTCTCCCGCCTCGTACAGGGCGAGCTGTGCGGACAGCCTCTCCCGCAGAAGCCGGGCGCAGTTACGCTCGGCGCCCTCGAACTCGGCGCCGTTCTTCTCGGCGTCGCGCTCGATGACGTCGAGCGCGGACAGTGCACGGCGGGCCGGTTCGGCGAGCGCGTCGAATCCCTCCGGAGACAGGTCCGGCTGCCGGTCGTCCTCGGGTTGGAGGCCAAGTCGGGTCGAGGTCACGGGGTCGAGGGTGGCGACCTGCGCGACGTAGTCGTCGGCGATCCGGCGCGGGGTGCTCGGCGTCTCGGGCATGGTCCTCATGCTGGCGTACGGCCGCCGACGGTGTCAGCAGCGCCTTCGACGAGGCTTCCAGAATCCGGCCAGAGAAGTTCGTCCTGCTCCATGGAGGTGGCTTCTTTGGTGGGTGTTCGGAGGCCAATCGGAGGCCAAGGGGTGACTGCTGTCACCAGACGACCGCAGTCCAGGAGCTTCTGCGGGCTTCTCCAGGCCATCGATCAGGGCACGTCCGGCCGGGCTGAACCGAGGGCCGTCACGTGGCGTGCGGAGAGGGCCCAGGCTCTGTCGTCGAACTCCCTCCCCCCACTGCCTTAAGGGCGTGGCCTTAAGGGCGTGCATCAGCCTCCCCACGCTCGAACGGGCTCGCGCGGGGCACCCATCGCTGCGGGCGCGCGGCCAGCCCTCCGGGCGGACGACGGGAGTTCGACGACAGGACCTAGGAGGGCCTCTGCCCGGTGGGAAGAGCCCAGGCACTGTCGGTGGGGCGGGCGATCGCGCGCTGAGCCTGGCGGGTTTGGGCCGGCGCGAGTCCGTGCCTGGAGAGCAAGTCGCGCAGGGCGACCGCGCCTTGTGCCGCCACCGAGATGCCCCTGCCCGTATACGGAGTTGAAGACCGCGGCCGAGTCGCCGAGTGCGACGAGGCGATGTGGCCATTCCGGGGCGAGCCCTTGACGCTCCAGTACGCCACTGAACGGCAGATGCCGGGCAGCCGGAGACACCCATGGCAGGCACGCTCATCGGATTCGGGCCACTCCCGCGTAGACACCGCTGCCTTCTGGCGCGGGGGCCGGGGTAGTCGTGTGCCACTCCGTCGCCGTCACCAGGCCGGGCGGGACGAGGTCCAGGCCGTCGAAGAACTGCGCCACTTCCGGCCGGGTCCGGGAACCGAGCTGGATGCCGCCCTTGGCGTACTCGGCGGTGACCTGGGCGGCGAGTTCCGGATACAGGTCGGACGCGGCGTGCGACAGCACCAGATAGCTGCCCTGCGGCAGCGTGGCGACCAGCTCGTGGACGATCCCGTGAGCGTCCTGCTCATCGGGGACGAAATGCATCAGCGCTATCAGCGACAGCGCGATGGGGCGCGTGAAGTCCAGGATCTGCCGGGCGTGCTGCACGATGACGTCCGGCTGCCGTACATCGGCCTGGATGTATTCGGTCGCTCCCTCGGGAACGCTGACCAGCAGCGCCTCGGCATGCCGCAGGACGATCGGGTCGTTGTCGGCGTACACGATCTTCGCGGTCGGCAGGATGCCCTGAACGATCTGGTGGAGATTGGGCTCGGTCGGAATTCCCGTGCCGATGTCCAGGAACTGGTCGATCCCCTCGTGGGCGAGCCATGCGGCCGCCCGGGTGCATGAACTGGCGGTTCTGGTGGGCCGCTTGCCTCGACTCGGGCGGCAGTCGCTCTCCCACCGCCTCATCGACCGGATAGTTGTCCTTGCCGCCGAGCAGCCAGTCGTAGACCCGTGCGGGATGCGCCTTGCCGGTGTCGATCGGCAGAGGCGGCTGCGGCCGTGAGGCGGTCGTCATGACAACTCCGTGACGCCGGTGAATGGATCAGACCAGTACGTGATGACCCTACTCGGGAGCTCGAGGCGGCATGCAGGCCGGCGTCGCTCAAGCCCTCTCCCTGGCAGGGAAGTTCAGTGCTTGAAGTCAGCCGCGTCCGAGGCGTGCGGGTCCAGGTGGATTCTCGCGAGAGGGGTTGACGGCCGTATTGGTCTAGGCCTTAATGGCACCAGCCTGTTCAGGTGAGCAGAGAGTGTTCATAAAGGTGAACGCTCGGATCATGCCTCTACCCCCCACCAGCGCGTATCGAGCGCTGCCCCTGGAGGACACATGCGTCGAATCAGCCGGTACCTGCTGGGAATTGCCGCCACGGTCGGCACCGCGGTGACCCCCGTTCTCGCCCCTCCGGCATCCGCGGCTGCTACGGCGGCCAATCCCGGCCCCGGCTTCCCCGCCCGGTACTCCGCGCCCTACGCGGAGACGTGGAACTCCCCCTCGGCTCTCACCAACGCGCGCAACGCGGCGGGGCAGAAGTACTTCACCCTGGCCTTCGTCATCGCCGGGAACGGCTGCAACGCGACGTTCAACGGTGACACGTCCATCACCGACGCCTCGTGGACCTCCGCCATCAACTCGCTCCGCGCGGCGGGCGGGGACGTCATCGTCTCCTTCGGCGGTGCTTCGGGAACGGAGCTGGGTGCCGCCTGCACGTCCGTCTCATCGCTCAAGGCCCAGTACAAGCGGGTGGTGGACAGTCTCAACCTCACCCGCATCGACCTCGACATCGAAGGCTCGACGCTCGACAACACCACTGCCAACGACCGGCGCAACAAGGCCTTGGCCCAGTTGCAGAGCGAGTATGCGGCGGCAGGGCGCCATCTGGACGTCCAGTACACCCTCCCGGTCAACCCCAGCGGCCTGGAACAGAACTCGATCAATCTGCTCAACAACGCGAAGAGTAACGGGCTGAACGTGAACCTCGTCAACATCATGACGATGGACTACGGGTCGGCGATGGACATGGGCAAGGCCGCCACCGACGCGGCAACGGCCCTGCACACCCAGCTCGGCCGGATCTGGACGGGCAAGAGCTCCGCGCAGCTGTGGGCCATGGAGGGGAACACCCCGATGATCGGGGTGAACGACACCAAGGCCGAGGTGTTCACCACCGCCAACGCGAGCATGCTGGCGAACTTCGCCGCGTCCAAGGGTGTTCAGGAGCTGTCGTTCTGGTCCCTGGGCCGCGACAAGGCCTGTGCGTCAAACGGTCAGCTCTCCGACAGCTGCAGCGGCACCTCGCAGAGCGCGAACCAGTTCACCCGCACACTCCGGTGACCGCCCGGACCGAGTGACAGCATGAACACACATCAGCTACGGCCCGCCGGTCAGCCTTGCGCCGGCGGGCCTCTGCGCGGACCGCTCGTCCTCCGGTCACTCGTCCTCGGCGACGGCGGAGGCGGCCTCGTTGCAGCGGGCGAGCAGGGTGCGCAGGGTCCTGACCTCGTCCGGGGACCAGCCATCCGTACGGGCGTCGGCCTCGCGACGCATCCGGGCGTCGGCGAGGGCGAGGAACTCGCCGCCGCGGTCGCTGGGGTGCAGCAACTGGACGCAGGGGTCGTCCGGGTCGCGCTCGCGTACCACCAGACCGGCCTGCGGCAGCGCCGTGACCTGTCGCCTGATCGTGGACTTGCTGGGGCTGTACAGGCCGACCGGATCCCCGCGCGGACCCCGTCCTGTTCGGCCATCTCGGACAGCAGCGAGTAGTCGACGAAGCTCAGGTCCGGATGGAGCCGATCCGCGTGGGACCGGAAACGCCGGGAGAGGGTCACCAGCTCGCGCACGAGCCACGGCAACCGCCGCCCCGGCTGCCTGGAGAAGATCGGCTCCCGACCCGGCTCCCCGCGCTCCTGCCTCGACCCGACACCTTCACCGCCGAGACCCCCTGTGGCCACCACCAGGGCGTCACCGACCAGGTCATCATGTCCAGAGCCCCCGGCCCATTCCGCGACATCCTGCTCCCCCGCGGCAGCAGCGTCCCTGTCCGGCTTCCCCACCACAACTGACCGCTCCAACTCCCCGCACGCGAACAGAGTCGACCCCCGCGCAGGCCCCGTCACCCTGCCTCGCTCTGTGGGCCAGGCGAATCCCCCTGCACGGGGGTTGTCCTGACAATCCCTCCGCCCCTAGGGTCGCCCCGTACGGAGCAAGCGCTTTCTGTGTGCGTGTGTGCACCTGCGTTTGCACTCCGTCTGCCGAGCCCTCAGGAGCGCCGCATGTCCCTGCCCCACCCCGCCGCCGCGTCGCCGTCATCGGCACCGGCGCCATCGTCACCGGCAGCCATCTCCCCGCGCTCAGAGCCCATGCCGAGCGCGTCGAACTCGTCGCCGCCGTCGATGTGGACGAGCGCAGACTGGACGCATTCCGGGGCCGAGCGGGTGGGCGGGTCGCCGGGTTCGCCTCGACCGAGGCCATGCTCGACGCCGTACACCCCGATCTGGTCCTCATCGGCACCCCGCCCGCGCTGCACCGTACGCAGACCGTGGCCGCGCTCAAGACGGGTGCCTGGGTGCTGTGCGAGAAGCCGCTGTGTCTGTCGCTCGCCGAGTACGACGACATCGCCGCCGTCGAGGAGGCCTCCGGCGCCTACGCCTCGGTGGTCTTCCAGCACCGCTACGGCTCCGGCGCCGTACACGCCCGGGACCTGCTTGCGCGCGGTGAGCTGGGCTCCCCGCTCGTGGCCCACTGCCAGACCACCTGGCACCGGGACGCCGGCTACTACGCCGTACCGTGGCGCGGCCGCTGGGCGACCGAGGGCGGTGGGCCGACCATGGGTCACGGCATCCACCAGTACGACCTGCTGCTGCACCTGCTGGGGGAGTGGGAGGAGGTGCGGGCCATGGCGGCCCGGCTGGTCCACGACGTCGAGAGCGAGGACGTCTCCACCGCCCTGGTCCGCTTCCGCGGCGGCGCGCTCGCCACCGTCGTCAACAGCGTCCTGTCCCCGCACGAGGTCAGCCGCATCCGTGTCGACTGCACCGACGCCACACTGGAGCTGACCCACCTGTACGGGCACGGGAACGGCGACTGGGTCTACACCCCCGCACCGCATGTCGACCCCGAGCGTGCAGCGGTCTGGCGCGCCCCCGCCATCGACGTTCCCAGCTCGCACATCGCCCAACTCGGCGCTCTCCTCGATGCGTTCGACCGCGGTGAGCGGCCCCCGGGCAGTGGGCCCGACGCGCGCGCCACGCTGGAGTTCGCTGCCGCGCTGTACAAGGCGGCGTTCACAGGACAGCCGGTGAGGGCGGGCGAGATCGGTCCCGCCGACCCCTACTACGCGGCCATGCACGGCGACCACCCCGACTGGGCCCCCAAGGAGCGCGCATGAGCATCCGAGTCAGCCACGTCCACGGCGAGCATCTCGCGGTCGAGGCACCGAACGGCACCGAGATCCTCCGCTACGTCTACCGCCCCGACCCGGACGCCTTCGAGGCCCGCAAGCCCTACGCCCACCCCGTGCGCACCCTCGCGGGGAACACGGTGACCGGATACCGGCCGAGCGACCACCGCTGGCACAAGGGCCTGCAGATGACGGCAAGTCATCTGTCCGGGCAGAACTTCTGGGGCGGCAACTGCTATGTGCACGGCGAGGGTTACCTCCGGCTGCCCGACCGGGTCGGCTCGATGCGCCACGACGGCTTCACCGACCTCACCGTCACCGACGAACGCCTCGACCTCTCCGAGGAGTTGACCTGGGTCGAGAACGGCGGGCGGGAATGGGCCCGAGAGATGCGCGGGCTCTCCGTGCACTCGGTGGACGAGGAGGCCGGCGCCTGGACCCTGGACTGGTCCATCCGTCTCACCAACATCCATGACGAGCCTCTCCTGTTCGGCTCACCCACCACCGCGGGCCGTGAGATGGCCGGCTATACCGGGCTCCAGTGGCGCGGACCGCGCGACTTCACCGGCGGCGCGGTGTTCACCCCCGACTCCGAACCGGGCGTGGAGGCCGAGAAGGTGATGGGCAGTCAGGGGCCGTGGCTGGCCTTCACCACCGAACACGACGAGACCGACGCCCACTCCACACTCGTCTTCGCGCACGCGCCGGAGAACCTGGACGGGTCGTCCGCGATCCACGCCTCGCACTGGTTCGTGCGCTCCGAGCCGATCCCGACGGTCGCGTTCTCCTGGGCCTTCTTCGAGGAGTTCGCCCTGCCGCCGGGGGAGAGCTTCGGCTACCGCTACCGGATCTTGATCGCCGACGGCGCCTGGGACCGCGACCGGGTCAGCCGTCACCTGGAGGGTCTGCCGTGGTGAGCGAGGCGAAGTCCGCAGCACACCATCCGCTGCCGGGCGCCGTGGGCCTTTCCCACCTGAGCGCCTACGAGTGGGAGGCCGCCGACGGTGTCTGCGGCGGGAGCCCGCATCTGCATCTGGTGTGCACCGAGGCGTATGTCGTCACCGGCGGGCAGGGCGCGGTGCAGACCCTGAGTCCCGACGGCTACCGGGACATCCCGCTGCGGGCCGGGTCCCTGGCCTGGTTCACGCCGGGCACCGTGCACCGCATGGTGCAGGGCGGCGATCTGCGGATCACCGTGCTCATGCAGAACAGCGGCCTGCCCGAGGCCGGGGACGCCGTGTTCACCTTCCCGCCCGAGGTGCTCGCCGACCCCGAACGGTACGCCGCTGCCGCCACCCTTCCGCCGGGCACCGGTCCGGACACCGAGGCCGCTGCCCGCCGCCGCCGGGACCTGGCCGTCGAGGGCTATCTCGTCCTGCGGGAGGCCCTGATGGCCGGGGACGGCGGCCCGTACCGCGCCTTCCAGGAGGCCGCCGCCCGCCTGGTCCGCGCCCGGGTGCCCGCCTGGCGCGAGCTGTGGCGGGCCGGCGCCCTCGCCACCGCCGAACGCACCGGCGCCCAGCTCGACGCCCTGGAGTCCGGCGAGCCGGCGTACCTCGCCGACGCGACCGCGTACCAGAGCGAGCCGAGTCGCCTCGGCGGCTTCGGGATGTGCGGACTCCGGGACGAGTACGCCCTGCCCGGGACGGCGCTGCCGTACGACGGCAAGCCGACGGTCTAGAAGCCACCCGGCACCGGCGATCAGGAAGAGGTGACCTCGGCATGCCCGGACACAGGACAAAGGGCTTCTGCGCGACGGCCGCCGCACTCGCCCTGTGCGCGGTGCTGGCCGGCTGCGGCGGATCCGGTGAGTCGGCAGGCGGCGGCAAGATCGTGCTGCGCTACACGTGGTGGGGCAACCCCGATCGCGCCGCGCGCACCGAGAAGGCCGTCGCCCTGTTCGAACAGCGGCATCCGGACATACGGGTGCAGACGTCGTTCTCCGGCTACGACGCCTACAAACAGAAGCTCGCCACCCAGGCCGCCGGCGGCGACCCGCCCGATGTGATGCAGCTCGACTACCGGCAGATCGACCAGTACGCCTCCGGTGGCGTCCTGCTCGACCTCGGGCGGCAGCAGCGGGTGCTGCGCACCGCCGGCATCGACCCCGGACTTCTGGCCACCGGCCGGGTGCGTGGCGCGCAGTACGCCGTGCCGCAGGGCCGCGGCACCGAGACCGTCGCCTACGACGTCCAGGCCTGGCGGCGCTCAGGGGTGCCGTTGCCCGGCCGCAGCTGGGCCTGGGACCAGTGGGCCGACGCGATGCGCGCACTGGCACGGAAGACCGGGAAGCCGGGCGGCACCGACCCCGGGCAGAGCGAGGACGCCTTCGAGGTCTGGCTGCGCGGCCAGGGCAAGTCCCTCTACACCAAGGACCGCAGGCTCGGCTTCACCGCCGCCGACCTCGCCCGCTGGTGGACCTTCACCGACCGGCTGCGCCGCCAGGGCGCCGTATCGCCCGCCGAGCAGACCACCCAGCTCGACGGATCCGTCGAGAACACCCCGCTCGGCCGCGGCAAGGCCGCCTCCGACGCCAACTGGGACGCGCCCGCCAGCGGTTTCCAGGCCCTCGTCAAGGGCGGAGTGGCACTCGCACCCATGCCGTCCGGCGCGGACGGCACCCCCGGTCAGTACTTCAAGCCGTCCATGTTCCTCGGCATCGGAGCCCACACGAGTCATCCCGCCGAGGCCGCCCAGCTGATCGACTTCCTCGTCGACGATTCCGACGCGGCGAAGATCCTCGGCGCGACCCGGGGCATCCCCGTCAACGAGGCGATCCGCAGGGAGATCGGCCCCAGCCTGACCGGCTTCGACAAGACCATCGCCGACTACCAGGCCTCCCTGGAGGGCACCCTGAAGGACCCGCCGCATGCCCCGCCCTCCGGCGACAACGCCCTGCAGACCACCTTCCAGCGCGACTACGACCAGGTGTCGTACGAGCGCATGTCACCCCGCAGGGCGGCCGAGAACTACGTCACCGAGGCGAAGGCGGAACTGAGGTCATGACCACCACCGACATCCCCGCGCCCACAGCCCGCCGCTCCGCCACCGCGGCACGGCGCTCCCCGAAGCGCGAACGCCAGGGTGCTGCCTGGGTGTTCCTCTCCCCGTGGGTGCTCGGCGCGACCGTCCTGACCCTGCTGCCGATGGCCGTGTCGCTGTACCTGTCCTTCACCGACTACGACCTGTTCAACCCGCCGCGCTGGGTGGGCCTGCGCAACTACGTGCAGATGTTCACCGAGGACCCGCGCTACTGGCGCTCCGTGCTGACGACCCTCACCTACGTCGTCATCGCCGTACCCCTCCAGCTCGCACTCGCGCTGGCCGTCGCCCTCGCCCTGAAGGGCATGAAACGCGGCAAGGGCTTCTATCGCTCCGCGTTCTACGCCCCCTCGCTGCTGGGCGCGTCGATGTCCGTCGCGTTGGTGTGGCGGGCGGTCTTCAACGACGGCGGCACCGTGGACCATCTGCTCGGCACCGGCGGCTGGGTCAACAGGCCGGGCTGGGCGCTGTTCGCCGTGGCCCTGCTGACCGTATGGCAGTTCGGCGCCCCCATGGTCATCTTTCTCGCCGGACTCCAGCAGATTCCCGCCGAGCTGTACGAGGCCGCGGCCGTCGACGGGGCGGGCAGATGGCGGCAGTTCGTGTCCGTAACGGTGCCGATGCTGTCCCCGGTGCTGTTCTTCAACCTGGTCCTGCAGACCATCCAGGCATTCCAGGTCTTCACGCCCGCCTTCGCGATCAGCGCGGGCAAGGGCGGCCCCGCGGACTCCACGCTGGTCTACACCCTCTACCTCTACGACCGTGGCTTCGTCGCCTCCCACATGGGCTACGCCTCCGCCATGGCCTGGGTCCTGCTGTTCGTCATCGGCGCCGTCACCGCCGTCCTCTTCCGCACCTCGCGGAGCTGGGTCTTCTACACCTCCGAGGAGGAGCGATGACCACAACTGCCATACCACGCAGGCGCGTTGCCCGGGGTCGCACCGTCCTGCACGTCTGCTGTCTGGCCGCGCTGCTCGTCATGCTGTACCCGCTGGCCTGGCTGCTGGCCACCTCGCTCAAACCCGCCGACGAGGTCATCGCCAGCCTCAACCTGCTGCCCGGCCACCTCGAATGGTCGAACTACACCACCGCCCTGGACGGTGTGAACGGTGTCTCCGTCTGGCGGCTGCTCGGTAACTCGCTGCTGATCGCGGGCGGCGCGGTCCTCGGCAATGTGCTGAGCTGCTCTCTCGCGGCCTATGCCTTCGCCAGGCTCCGCTTCCGGATGTGCCGGCCGTTGTTCGCCTTCATGATCGCCACGATCATGCTGCCGCACCACGCGGTTCTGATCCCGCAGTACATCATCTTCAACAAACTCGGTCTCGTGAACACCTACTGGCCGTTGATCCTGCCGAAGTTCCTCGCCACCGAGGCGTTCTTCGTCTTCCTCATCGTGCAGTTCATGCGCGGCCTGCCCCGTGAACTGGAGGAGGCCGCCCGCATCGACGGCTGCGGCCCCTTCCGCAGCTTCTTCTCCATCGTCCTGCCGCTGACCCGGCCCGCCCTGATCACCACCGCGATCTTCACGTTCATCTGGACCTGGAACGACTTCTTCACCCAGCTCATCTACCTCTTCGACCCGGACAAGTTCACCGTCACCCTGGCGCTGCGTTCCTTCGTGGACGCCTCCAGCCAGTCGTCGTTCGGCCCGATGTTCGCCATGTCGGTGATCGCCCTGCTGCCCATCGTGCTGTTCTTCCTCGCCTTCCAGCGCTTCCTCGTGGAAGGCATGGCCAACTCCGGACTCAAGGGGTGACCGCGATGTCCCAGACCCACCCCCGGGAGCCGGGCGAGCTGTTCGGTCCCCGCATGACCCTGTTCGCCGACACACTCAGCGTCGGCCTCGCCACCGCCGTGGCCTGCCTGCCCCTGCTGACCGCACCGGCCGCCCTGTCCACGGCCTGCGCGGTGCTGCGCGGCGCGGGGGAGGGGCGCCCTGCCACCGCCGGTCGGTACGCGAGCCTGCTCCGCCGACGGCTCGGCCTCGGCGACCTGGCGGCAGGGGCCGTGACTCTGGCCGTGCTGCTGCTGTGCGCCGCCGACCTCGCCCTGGCCCGCACCGGCCTGCCCGGCGGCCCGCTCTTCGCCGTGGCCGCCGCAGCCGTCACCGCCGGTGCGGCGATGGTGGGGCTGCGCGCCTGCGCCCGCCCGGAGTCCCTCACCGACTGGCGGGCGGCTGTGCGCGCCGCCACCGGTGACACGGCCGGTGATCTCGGCGGCACCGGCCTGATCCTGCTCGCCCTGACCACAGCCGCCGCCGGCGCGTGGGCGCTACCGCCGCTCGCCTTCCTCGCACCCGGGCCGCTGGCCCTGGCGCTCACCGCGGTCGACGTGAGGCACGCGGGACGCCGAGGCTGAGGCGGACAGAGCCGTTTCCCGCCGTCCTGCCTCACGCCTCCAGCGGCGGGCAATCGGTGTGGCCGGCGGCATCCCGGCCGTAGAAGCTCAAACGGGAGATCGTCCCGCCCGCCGAGCCGGACGGGCGACGAGAGGGCTGCGTTCGGTCCTCACCATCCGTCATCCTCGCAGCACTACGGCTTGGTTGCGCGGGAGAGCCCCAGGTCGGCCCTTAGGGTGGGGCGCATCCCGAGCGGACCGGAGGCTCCGTTTCCGAAGGCAGGAGGTGATCGCCGTGCACGACCGACCGGTCCTTGTCACCGGCGTCGGCGGCGGAGTCGGCGGAGTCGGACGAACGGTCCTCGACCGGCTGCACGCGAAGGGCGTGCCGGTCCGGGCTCTTGTCCACCACGACGACGAACGGGTCTCGGCCCTGAAGGCCATGAACGGCGTGGAGGTGATGGTCGGCGACCTCACCCGTGGCCCCGACGTGGTGCAGGCGCTCGCAGGCTGCCGCCGGGCCTACTTCGGAATGAGCGTGTCGCCCTCCTACCTGGAGGCCGCGACGACGGTCGCAGCGGCCATCCAGGAGAGCGACGGTCTGGACCTGCTGGTGAGCATGTCGCAGATGACGGTCTCGCAGATGGACCTCACCAGCGACGCCGAATCCCGGCAACAGCGACTGCACTGGCTGTCCGAACACGTCCTCGACTGGTCGGGGGCACCGGTCGTCCATGTCCGGCCCACGGTGTTCATGGAGAATCCGCTCTTCGCCCGGATCGCTGTCGCCTCGATCCTGCGCGACGGCACGATCCGCCTCCCGTTCGGCTCCGCCCGGACCTCGCCGGTCGCCGCAGCCGATGTGGCCGAGGTCGTCGCACGCCTGCTGCTCGACCCGGCTCCGCCGTCCGGCCGGGTCCACGAACTGACCGGTGCGCGCTCCCGTGACATGGCCGCGATCGCGGCGGAGTTCTCCGCCGCCCTGGGCCGTACCGTGACCTACGTCGACGTGCCGTACCCGGACTGGCTGGAACACGACCTCAAGCAGCAGAACCTGCCGCCCCATGTCTTCGAGCACATCGCCACCATGGCGCGCCTGCACGGCGAGAACCGGTACGACCGGGCGACGAAAGACGTCGCCGAGCTGCTCGGGCGCCCTCCGCTGGGATTCGACAGCTTCGTCAGGAACACGCCCGCTCTGCAGCCGTAGCCGGATGCGCGGCAGGTTCACTCGCGGGGCCCGATCTCCCTTCCGTCCGCGTCCCGTACGGCGATGGCCAGCATCGGGCAGA
The genomic region above belongs to Streptomyces sp. CG1 and contains:
- a CDS encoding chitinase, which encodes MRRISRYLLGIAATVGTAVTPVLAPPASAAATAANPGPGFPARYSAPYAETWNSPSALTNARNAAGQKYFTLAFVIAGNGCNATFNGDTSITDASWTSAINSLRAAGGDVIVSFGGASGTELGAACTSVSSLKAQYKRVVDSLNLTRIDLDIEGSTLDNTTANDRRNKALAQLQSEYAAAGRHLDVQYTLPVNPSGLEQNSINLLNNAKSNGLNVNLVNIMTMDYGSAMDMGKAATDAATALHTQLGRIWTGKSSAQLWAMEGNTPMIGVNDTKAEVFTTANASMLANFAASKGVQELSFWSLGRDKACASNGQLSDSCSGTSQSANQFTRTLR
- a CDS encoding ABC transporter substrate-binding protein — translated: MPGHRTKGFCATAAALALCAVLAGCGGSGESAGGGKIVLRYTWWGNPDRAARTEKAVALFEQRHPDIRVQTSFSGYDAYKQKLATQAAGGDPPDVMQLDYRQIDQYASGGVLLDLGRQQRVLRTAGIDPGLLATGRVRGAQYAVPQGRGTETVAYDVQAWRRSGVPLPGRSWAWDQWADAMRALARKTGKPGGTDPGQSEDAFEVWLRGQGKSLYTKDRRLGFTAADLARWWTFTDRLRRQGAVSPAEQTTQLDGSVENTPLGRGKAASDANWDAPASGFQALVKGGVALAPMPSGADGTPGQYFKPSMFLGIGAHTSHPAEAAQLIDFLVDDSDAAKILGATRGIPVNEAIRREIGPSLTGFDKTIADYQASLEGTLKDPPHAPPSGDNALQTTFQRDYDQVSYERMSPRRAAENYVTEAKAELRS
- a CDS encoding cupin, encoding MVSEAKSAAHHPLPGAVGLSHLSAYEWEAADGVCGGSPHLHLVCTEAYVVTGGQGAVQTLSPDGYRDIPLRAGSLAWFTPGTVHRMVQGGDLRITVLMQNSGLPEAGDAVFTFPPEVLADPERYAAAATLPPGTGPDTEAAARRRRDLAVEGYLVLREALMAGDGGPYRAFQEAAARLVRARVPAWRELWRAGALATAERTGAQLDALESGEPAYLADATAYQSEPSRLGGFGMCGLRDEYALPGTALPYDGKPTV
- a CDS encoding Gfo/Idh/MocA family protein; the encoded protein is MCTCVCTPSAEPSGAPHVPAPPRRRVAVIGTGAIVTGSHLPALRAHAERVELVAAVDVDERRLDAFRGRAGGRVAGFASTEAMLDAVHPDLVLIGTPPALHRTQTVAALKTGAWVLCEKPLCLSLAEYDDIAAVEEASGAYASVVFQHRYGSGAVHARDLLARGELGSPLVAHCQTTWHRDAGYYAVPWRGRWATEGGGPTMGHGIHQYDLLLHLLGEWEEVRAMAARLVHDVESEDVSTALVRFRGGALATVVNSVLSPHEVSRIRVDCTDATLELTHLYGHGNGDWVYTPAPHVDPERAAVWRAPAIDVPSSHIAQLGALLDAFDRGERPPGSGPDARATLEFAAALYKAAFTGQPVRAGEIGPADPYYAAMHGDHPDWAPKERA
- a CDS encoding PmoA family protein, with product MSIRVSHVHGEHLAVEAPNGTEILRYVYRPDPDAFEARKPYAHPVRTLAGNTVTGYRPSDHRWHKGLQMTASHLSGQNFWGGNCYVHGEGYLRLPDRVGSMRHDGFTDLTVTDERLDLSEELTWVENGGREWAREMRGLSVHSVDEEAGAWTLDWSIRLTNIHDEPLLFGSPTTAGREMAGYTGLQWRGPRDFTGGAVFTPDSEPGVEAEKVMGSQGPWLAFTTEHDETDAHSTLVFAHAPENLDGSSAIHASHWFVRSEPIPTVAFSWAFFEEFALPPGESFGYRYRILIADGAWDRDRVSRHLEGLPW
- a CDS encoding DUF885 domain-containing protein, with translation MPETPSTPRRIADDYVAQVATLDPVTSTRLGLQPEDDRQPDLSPEGFDALAEPARRALSALDVIERDAEKNGAEFEGAERNCARLLRERLSAQLALYEAGDHFRELRNVNSPLHQVRGIFTLMPTDTDENWAAVAGRLRNVPGALAGYRATLGEGLARGLLCAPRQARAVIGQLTAWTGQDGGGASWFATFAADAPDRLRPELDAAAGRATAAVADLADWLRGSYLPAVQGTPDAVGPERYLRSARWANGTSLDPAEAYSWAWEEFHRTAAEMQAEAGRILPGASVRETMDHLNQHGHAITGEENIRAWLQEIIDEAIDALDGTHFDISGPLRRVETRIAPPGGSGAPYYNGPSLDFSRPGRTYLPTLGQQTFPTWEMVSTWYHEGVPGHHLQTARWTAAAGHLSHYQITLGAVSANKEGWALYAERLMDELGFLTDPARRLGYLDKQMLRIIRVIVDIGMHLELAVPADSGFHPGERWTPHLATAFMAAHHGSDTARRTSEIDRYLGWPGQAIGYKLGERAWLQGREAAHRRLGTDFDLRTWHMNALTQGSLGLADLVDSLASL
- a CDS encoding carbohydrate ABC transporter permease; protein product: MTTTAIPRRRVARGRTVLHVCCLAALLVMLYPLAWLLATSLKPADEVIASLNLLPGHLEWSNYTTALDGVNGVSVWRLLGNSLLIAGGAVLGNVLSCSLAAYAFARLRFRMCRPLFAFMIATIMLPHHAVLIPQYIIFNKLGLVNTYWPLILPKFLATEAFFVFLIVQFMRGLPRELEEAARIDGCGPFRSFFSIVLPLTRPALITTAIFTFIWTWNDFFTQLIYLFDPDKFTVTLALRSFVDASSQSSFGPMFAMSVIALLPIVLFFLAFQRFLVEGMANSGLKG
- a CDS encoding carbohydrate ABC transporter permease — its product is MTTTDIPAPTARRSATAARRSPKRERQGAAWVFLSPWVLGATVLTLLPMAVSLYLSFTDYDLFNPPRWVGLRNYVQMFTEDPRYWRSVLTTLTYVVIAVPLQLALALAVALALKGMKRGKGFYRSAFYAPSLLGASMSVALVWRAVFNDGGTVDHLLGTGGWVNRPGWALFAVALLTVWQFGAPMVIFLAGLQQIPAELYEAAAVDGAGRWRQFVSVTVPMLSPVLFFNLVLQTIQAFQVFTPAFAISAGKGGPADSTLVYTLYLYDRGFVASHMGYASAMAWVLLFVIGAVTAVLFRTSRSWVFYTSEEER